The stretch of DNA AACCGGGCCTGCATATGGGCCTGCCGGGGCGGTGAAAGACAGCATTTGTAGCCCGTATCAAGTGCATGGTCCTAGGCTTGGTCCTTGGTCCCAGTTGCTCATTTATTGGCAACTGTTATTGTCATTCTCCCCCACCCTGTGGGTCCTTTTCTGCTTATTCCCCTCCCCTCAAatgcttcctccttcctctgctaACAGAGAGAGCAGGCTGCCCTAGGAGACAGGGAGGCCATTTCCAGGTAGGACCTGGTGCCCATGCTCCCCATGTCACCCACCGTGATCCCTGCTGCTCCAGATCCCCACTGAGGACAGCAGCTACCCTCTCCAGGGTCCCCAAACACTTTCTCCTCCACAACTTTGTTTGTGCTCAAAAGGGGAACCAAGTAAGCATCATTATCCCCAGTTTGCAGATGAtaaaacagaggcccagagaagtggATGGACTTCCTTAGGGGCACACAGCTAATAAAGGAGGAGCCACAGCTCAGACCCACATTTCTGTACCCTGAATGATGTCACATCACCTCCTCAAACCACACCCATTTGATTTTGTCAAAAACTTTCTATTGCTTGcgggatgcggtggctcacgcctgtaatcccagcactttgggaggctgaggcgggtggatcacgaggtcaagagatcgagaccatcctggctaacacggtgaaaccccgtctctactaaaaaatacaaaaaattagctgggcgtggtggtatgcgcctgtagtcccagctactcaggaggctgagggaggggaatcgcttgaacgcaggaggcggaggttgcagtgagccaagatcacaccactgcactccagcctggtgacacagcgagactctgtctcaaaaaaaaaaaaaaaaagaaaaagaaaaaaaacttctatCACTTACCCCATGTCCAAAGGACACAAAATGGAGCCATGGCACCAAATGGCCCTGGAGGCACCGTATAGAtgcaaatcctggctctgccacttagtaGCAAGTTGCTTCATCTCCTTGTGCCTCAACTTCCTCTtctctaaaatgaggataacaacaGCATCTACCTCCTGGTGTAGTGAATTCATGGAGGGCGCTTAGAATTGCGTGTGGCACAGAGTGCATCAACTGCGAGGAGTCCTAATAAAATCACCTCATCTGATTCACTGTGAAATGGTGCCCGGGCAGAGTCCTACTCCCACTTCACAGAGAGGAACTCTGGAGCTCATGAGAGTGATGTGACTTGCCCCCCAAACAGTGGAGTCTGGCATTAAACCCTGTTCGTCTGCCTTAAAGGTACAGCAGTCCCATCCTTGCACCCTGATCTTGGCGCCCACTGCAGGCTCCCTTCCACCTCCTGGGGGCCCCACCCAGGCCCCACCTGTCGCCAGTTGGAGGCCTCAGGTGTGTAGAACTCCAGAGCGAGCAGCCCGGCCCGAACCATGTTGAGCCAGTTCACGTAGATCACGTCCTCCGCATCAGCCCCCTCAAAGCCAAAGATCCTGTGAGAGGGGCAGGCAGGTGGCAGGATGGTCAGAGGCTGCCCTGTCCCCATTCCACCGGCCGCCACCACCCACCCTCCATGCCCCCAGGGCTGGCCACTGCACCGGGACAGCCCACCCCTCGGCCTTGCTGCTCTTACTCCAGCACTTCCGGGTGGAGACAGAGGTAGAGGCCCACGCTCTCAGCCCGGCACTCTTCGTAGCTGGAGGCGATGGTGCTGAACTTGCTGTCCCAGGTCTCCCCGCTCCGATACCAGCTCTGAATCTGGAAAAAGAGCTCCACTGTCAGGCTTAGGGTGGCCAGTGCCGCACCCCACCTGTGCCCACCCTCCCAGTACCCTGGGGCTCCACTGAGGCCTCCCTCACCTGCTCGCCCGTCTCTGGGTTGATCACTGTCTCCTGGTCAAAGTTGAATGCTCCTTTTTCATCCTGCAGAACACAGGGTGGGTGAGGGAAAGGCACCCCCAGCTGGATCCAGGCCTCCAGCACCAGAATCCACAGGCCCAGAGAGTGGCTCAGGAAGGCAAGCGGGAATGCAGGAGCAGCAGGTCCGTCCACACACTGATGCCTGCACAGCCCTGAGCCCTGTGATGCTGGCTGCCTCCTCAGAGCCATCAGGAACGTGAAAACCAGAGATGCCTACCCCACCGCACAGAGAGGAGAACCGAGGGCCAGACAGTCGAGGAACTTGCCCCAAGTCCTGTGAGGACCCAGATCTGGTGTCTCCAGACCCCAGTAGGAGATGCTGCAGTGGGTGGGCCAGAGAGCCCAGCTGTGCCCACCACAGGCTTCTGGTCCGGTTCCTGGCATTGCCACTCCCACTGCATGCCACGCGTCTTTCATGCAGCGTCCGTTTAACCCTCACAACCATCTTCCGAGGACAGTGCTACTATtatcccacttcacagatgaggaaactgaggcttggagccTAAGAGCCCCAAACTGGAGTCAGAGCACACAACCTCCGTGGACACTGTCTCTCAACACTAATACCTGTTTGCTGAggacctactgtgtgtcagggcTTACTGTCTTCACCTTTACTCCTCACAACAGCCCACACAACAGGGGTCAggaatctcattttacagatgggccAACTGAGGCTTGGTGAAGGAGCTGACTTATCCAAGGCCACACACAGCTTGGATAAAGTCTGGACAAGGCGTTTCGCCAGCCTGCTGCCTCAGCAGCTGTTCTGCGCATCCTCCTGGCCCCAGGGCCCGGTTCTAGCCCTTCCCCATCCAGGGAAGCAGCCCCACACTCCAAGAAGCAGGGCCCACCAAGAACCCCACCCTCGGAAGGGAGGGGCCACACCCCACCCCACTTCTGGTCATCTCCATGCTGGGGGTCTACATCAGCTTTTCGGCCCCCCATAAAACGTTGTCTGTGTTTCCATATTCCCTGGGTAGGTGTGGAGGGGACTCCAGTCACTCTGGCTGGCTGGCAAGAAGGGGTTGCTCTGGGGAGAAGTGGCTCCCTACGATCCCTGGAAAAGCCCAGGCTCCAGGGAACAGCAGCGGAAACAAAGATAGCACTGCTGCCTCAGATGGGAGCACCCAGAGACGCCCCCATCCCCAGTGTCTGTCCTGGGGCTGCTGGAGCCATGCCTTTATGGTGTGCTTCCTTAGCCTGAGCCAAGCAACTCCTCCTGATGTGAGGAACAGCAGCTGAACTGTCCTGGAGGGCCCTCTACACCCAGGCTCTACACCCAGGCATCTGAGCTCCTGGGACATCTTGAGGAAGGGCAAGACAGGGTCTTTTCTGCTTAAGGGGCCGTTTTCCCCACCCAACCCACAGCCCCTGAGGGCAGAGCCTAGAGCAGCTTCACCACTGGGTAGGGCAGGTTGTGGGGAGTGGAGCTGTGGGCTGGGGTGCCTGGGCTGGCTGCTGCCTTCTTACCTGTACGAAGAGCTTGCCGCTGCCATGGCCCAGCAGCTCATGCAGGCCTACTTGCACATCGAAGGAGGGCCCCTTCCAGAGGATGTACAGATCCTGCCAAGACAAGCAGAGACCTGCGCTGTCCACTGGCCAGCCCTGGCCACAGAGCCTGTCGGCCTCCCCTCCCCTGGGCCATGGGCCCATCTCAGTGCATGTACTTGGTAAAGGCCAACTGTGCTCCACCCCACAGCCCATCTCATCCTTGCAACAAcccaggaggaagggagggatgccTCCCTAGTGTGACCCGAGAGGAAACCGAGGCTCCAAAGTTCACACGGTCACGTGGttgggaagtggcagagccaggacggAAGCTGTGTGCTTTCCCCTCTACTGCTCTGGGTTGTTTGCCTTCCCGAGTCCGctgaggaaagtgaggcccagCCCCGACTCTCCAACTGCTGGCACCCACCTTGTCATCCTCCTCCAGAAAGGTGAGCTTCTCCCGCTGCGTGGCGTAGGCCACAGCCAGCACATTCCCCAGGGACACATTCTTAAAGCCTTCCGTCTGCCTCAGGTCATCGTCTGGAGAAGGCGGAGAAGGACCAGGAAGAAGAGGCAAGGGTCAAAGGTCACAGACAAGAGGCACAGGGCGGTTtgtggagagtgtgtgtgtggagagggaGGGGCGACTCTAAAAGGAGGCTTCTGGGGCTCGGGAGCTGGGCCTGCCGACACTTACAGTTGGGGATGTTGATGCCAGCAGGGATGCCAGAGCCAGCAAAGGTGAGAACATCCAGGGAGGTGAAGTCGGGGGTGAGGAACTTGTCCTTCTCAAAGGCTGGGGGCCAGGGCAGCTCCTTCAGCAGCTGCTCTGCACTTGCCACTAGCCGCTCAAACTTGGCGCTCATGGCCTTGTTCACCACAGCTACGAAAcctgcaggggagggagggagctgtGGCTTGGCAGGGTTCCAGGAGGGCTCTCACTTCACCCTACTCCAGCCATCACGCATGTACTGAATGCCTACTGTATGCAGTCACCCTGGGCTGGCAGCTGGGGACAGCAGTGACCCAGGTCTGGGCCCTACTAGGTCAGAACCCGGACAGGAAAGCTGCAACTGCACAAACCTGTCTCCCGCTCAGGCCCCTGGGCCGCCTGCCCCTTCTCCCTGGGCCTGGGTCTAGGGGCTCACCTGAGCCCCAGCAGGCTGTGTGCTCTCCTCCCAGACTAATCTCTCTGGCTTTAGCAGGCAGATGCTCAGACTCTTCTACATCCAGTGGCTGGGGAGGATTAGGGCAGTCAGAGAAGTGGCTGAATCCTCAGGCTGGATGCCCTGCCTTGCACAGGTGGGTCCTCTAGGGAAGGGGTTGGGGGCCAAGGCAGCCTGCTACCAGCCTGGGCTGACAGCCCCGGGTCAGGTCCAGTCACAATGTCCATCCTGCTTCCAGCCACTGAGTGCAGCAGTCTGCATCCGAACCGCACTGGTGCTGAGGTCAGGCTAtttggcccaaggtcacacagcctgggAGTGGTGAAGCTGGGCTTAGGAGGCACGTGTCTACCTGGAGCCTGTGCCCTGACCAGACACCAGAGGCAGCACAGCAAAGTAGTTCAGAGCCAGAGTTTCCAGGTCACCCCCCAACTGGCCTCAGTGCTCACACCTGTTAAGTGAGGATAAACATCCTCATGGGGTGATGAACTCTAAATTAGTTAATATAGCTAAGCTTCTTACAACAGTGCCCCATACACTGTAAATGGTGTTTATTTACCATggctgttgttattgttatggTTATGGCtgagtgggagtggggagaacCATCAGGGGACACTGGAAATGTGGACTTGGATGTGGGGGAAGGAACTGTGACTGACCTCCTCCTCCCCGAGGGAGTTACCTTCAAATTCTCCTCGGGAACCAAAGGGGTCACGGTAGCTCTCGATGAACCCGATGTAACTGGGGGAGAGAAgggcagaggtggaggaggggTGGGCAGGAGGGGGCGGGTGGGGTGGAGCTGGCGCCTCACCTCTCCACGATGGGGCCTTTGTCCTGGATCCAGAAGCGGGAGCCCCTCTTGTGGGCCTCGATGGAGCCCTGGGTGAAGCTCTCTATATACTGGGCCAGCATCTGCCCCTGGTGGCTGTTGGCTGCATACACCTGAGGTGAGCAGGAGTCGGTCAGCCTTGTGTGAGGTCAACCCACCTCCACACCAGCTTTGCTGCCCAGAGGGCTCCTCAGCCCGCACCCATCAGCCCCCAGCCAGTCCAACCTTGGCTTTCTCCAGCTGCTCCACCACCTTCTGGAGGATGGGCGCATAGTCCCCTCGGGTCACCTGGAAAGGGCTTCCCCGGAATTCGTAGCTCTTCAGCTTGGAAGTCATCTCAGAGTCCAGGGAAGGCTCTGGGGAAAGAAGGTGTCACTCAGAGAAAAGGCCGGAGTAAGAGGCATCCCTCAGAGAAAAGGCCGGAGTAAGACACCTCAGCCAACTTTTCCCCATAGCACTCTTTCACTTTAAGATCTTCAACGGCTCCCTGTAGCCAACAGACACGAGTATAAACTCTCgtcttccaaaatatatatatcagctgggcacggtggctcacacctgtaatcccagcactttgggaggccaaggcgggcagattgcctgagttctggagtttgtgaccagcctggccaacatggtgaaatcccgtctctactcaaaatacaaaattagctgggcgtggtggcgggcacctgtaatcccagctactcaggaggctgaggcaggaaaatcgcttgaacccaggagacacaggttgcagtgagctgagatcgcgctgctgcactccagcctgggcaacagagagagactccagctcaaaaaaacaaaaacaaaaacgaaaacaaaaaaaccccaaaaactaaaaaacaaaaatatatgtatcacATAACATGTGCTTTCCATGTGTTAACTCCTTTAAGCCTCACTCCAACTCTGCGGGGAGGCAGaaattatcatctccatttcactGATGGGAAACTAAGGCATCGAGAGCTTACGTGGATAGCAAGTAGCAGATTGGATTTAAAAAGACAGCCACATCCCAAACGTAATCAACAGTCCCACGGGGAGACAAGAGGGTGACTGGGAAGAGGAGCTATGACGATAGCAGAAGGGAGGTGGAGTGAAGTTGGGGGGCTGGGCAGCATTCCAGAACCTGGAAAAGGCAAGCGGGGGCAGGTTCCTCCTGAGACTCCAAAATGAATGCGGCCCAGCCTTGCTTTTAGACTCTGGACCCCTGCAACTGTAATAAGTTCATGTTGTTTTGtgccactaaatttgtggcaatttgttacagaagcaatGGGATGCTTACACACTATTGTATTTTCCTTGTTGTCTCTGATCAATAAAATATACTTCAAGgctatataaaaacaaacaagcaaaaacagcCACAACACTTCCTGTcttacgtcttttttttttttttttttttttaatttgagataggatcttgcaaGGTTGCTgagctgatctcagactcctgggctccagcgatcctcctggctccgcctcctgagtagctgggattacaggtatgagccatcatgtccagctcaACTGTGACTTTGCCCATGGAGATGTGGGATGTGTTCCCTCCTCCTGAAACCAGGAAGGCTGTGACTTCAGCAGCAGGAACACCATGTGCTGAGGCCAGGTCACACAAGGTGAGCAGGCTTCCGCCTGGCTCTCCTGGGAGGCTCACTCTGGGAGCCCAGCTACCACAAACAATAGGAGGGTACCATGTGAGGTGTTTTAGTCAACAGTGCAGCTGGGTTCCAGCCAGCAGCCAGCACCTGCGTGTGAGCCAACAAGCCTGGGGATGCTTGCAGCCCTAAGCTGTCGAGTCTTCCCAGCTGAGGCCCCAGACACGGTCACCCAGCAACTGGCTGTTCCTGCTGTGCTCTACCTGCATTCCTGACCCAGTGTCCATGAGCATGAAAAGGCGGTTTTGTATCACTACATTTGGGGAGCATTTGTTCCACAGCAATAGATAATGACCCACTCAGGCAGCCCGGCTCCAGGGCCACATTCAACCACTGCCTGACACTGCATCCTGCAGTGTAAGTATAAGCCCAGCTTATATTCCAGTGAGATCAACTCCTGTTCCTCTGAACGCACATCTGCCATCATCTCCCTGGTGGAAGCTCAGATCCACCAAGCGCTGGGCACCGGGGAGACAACAGTGGATGAAACACACAGGCCCTTCTCTCGCGGAGCTTGTAGTCAGGGAAGCTACTGAGTGTGCCGATGGGAAGAGAGAAGGGCATGGACTCAGTTATGGGAAGATAGGGAAAGGTCCTGGGGAAGGCAATGTCCATGCATGGCCTAGAGGATGGGGAGGAGGTGTCCAGGGGACAAGGAGAGGCTGGAGGGGGTTCCGCATGGGAAGTGGGGAATGGATTGTGCGAAGACCTggatggggccaggcgcggtggctcccgcctataatccagcacacTGGAAGGCcgagaggcaggcggatcacctgaggtcaggagtttagggCCAGCATGGCCAAacggcaaaacctcgtctctactaaaaatacaaaaattagccaggtgtggtgatgggcgcctgcaatcccagctactctggaggctgaggcaggagaatcgcttgaacccgggaggcagaggttgcagtgaaccaaggtcgcaccactgcactctagcctgggcgctccagcctgggcgatacagcaagactctgtctcaaaaaacaaaaacaaaaacaaaaagacctaGAGAGGGTCCGTGAGAACTGGATGCTGTTGAGCATGGCCAGAGCACAGAGTCTGAGTGGGAGGATGTGGAGATGAAGCAGGGGCTGGGGTGCAGGTGGGGAACAAAGAGCCAGGTGGCAAAGGTCTTCATAAAGGCCTGGACACTTTTGTCCACACTATTTCCTCTCTCCTGGGAATGGACCCCAATTTCCCCTTCAGAATATCACCCCAGGTCCCACTACTACTGCCCCAAGTGCAGTTGGTTTGGAATGGGCCAGCCTCTTTTTTTGACCTggagctttgctctgtcacccaggctggagtgcagtggtgagatcttggctcactgcaacctctgcctcctgggttcaagcgattctcctgcctcagcctcccaagtagctggaattacaggcgcatgccaccatgcctggctaatttctatatttttagtagagatggggtttcaccatgttggccaggctggtctcaaactcccgaccttaggtaattcacctgcctcagcctcccaaagtgctgggattacaggtgtgagccgccacgcctggcctgaaGGGCCAACCTCATCACCTGACTCCAGGGTAGGCTTGAGACCAGGTTGAGCCAATCAGAGACCTGTCCCTTGCCAGCCCTTAGGGATTGGTTCACAGACACATAGGGGACTGATATAGAGAAACTAGAGCCATTCCCAGGCCTTATGTAGAAACTCCTGGGAGAGAAGGATCCTCTTTGTGCGGGAGTGGCAGGGCTGGCAGGACCTGAGCCACCCAGGTCCGGAAATGCCTGGGAGGGAGCAGAAGGGAAGCCTGGGGCTAAGCTCACCTGAGCCAAGCACAGAAGCCAGCCGCACCTCGTAGTGGGGCTTCCCTTCTCCATCAACCTCTTTGAAGAGCCGGGTGTTGTAGGCACTGAGGTTCTAGAAGAGACCAGGGCAGGGGTTGAGAGTGAGGTCTGGAGAGGGcagtggggtgggaggaaggaaaatgGGTCACCCGCCGGGGAGAAGGCATGGAGGCAAAGCAGGCTGGGCCTTCCAGGTTGGCTGGGAGGAGCGGGAGAGAGTGGGAGTGGGCAGCCCAGGGCCAACTCTCCTGCTCTGCTCGGGACACTGTGCACTTCTACTAAGCACTGACTCCAACCACTACACCAGGCACTGCATGGCCTCTGCGAACCCAGGGCTACCGGAGGTGGGTACCACTTCACAGACATGGAAACTGATCACACGGCTGGTGAGTGGCTAAGCTGGGAGCGCCACTGACACGTGGACCCCAGAGCCTCACACCCCTGTGGCCTGAGGTCCTGGTTCCTCACCCAGCCTTGAGGCTGTCATCAGGCTCTACAGCctggggtgggcaggggtggTGCCTTCCCTAGTTAGCAGGGAGTAGTCAAGCAGAGACCCAGGAGTGGTCACCAGTTGTGAGGGGGCTGGGACTAGGAACTCCATCAAACCTATGCTACCTTGAGCTCCCCAACCCCAAACCTGTGAGTCCAGAAAGTCCTGGGCCAATTTGGCATCTTCCATGGTACAATTCCCAGAGAAATAGGTGGTGATTCCCTGTTGGGGAAGAGAAGGGACATGAGAAAGAGGAGTTGCCAAGGTCAGGGCTGCAGGGACGTCATCTTCCCAGgcttcctgcccctccctccttccagcaGCCTCTACAGCTTACCCCTCCATCTGCTTCCGGGGGAAAAagttgtaaaacaaacaaacagatgctAATTTCCAGCTTTCCTGCAGCCCTGCCCATGCCTCTCTCAGGCTGGCCCACCCCTAAGGCTTCCCAAGGTCCTCATCCCATGCAACGGATGCGGCCTCCAGAGGTGGGAAACCTGGGACCCCCCTCCTTCCGTGCTGTCCCCTCCTCAGCTCCCTCCACCTCCagccttcctctccttccctccatcaGCACATGGCATCCTGTGTGCAGAATGTCAGATCTGGGAGGGCATTCAGAAAGCATTTGACCCAACCTGCTTACCATtctacagatgacaaaactgaggcctGCAGTGGGGAGCAGCATTGCCTCAGGAGTGTGAGGCAGAGCCCACTGCCTCCCCATCCCCTGTCCTTCCCTCCTTACCGGGTGGCCTCGAAGAATTCCCTCCGCTCCCTGTCCCCTTGGGGGAGTCAGGGGCCTCAcctccttccccagtccaagGTGTCGAAGCCTTGGCTCCAGAGAGAACATAAGCTCCCCACAGGTCTGCCAGAGGCCCTTGACTTCTTCGGGGTGCTGCTGAGCGGCCTCACTCCCTAGGATCACCTGTTCCAGCTTTTCCTACAGGGAAAGGGAAGCCAATGGCCCAGTCACACCACCCAAACCTGCCTTCCAGAGCCTCCCTATCCACTCCCAATCTCTTCTCCCATGGTCTAAGAGATTTGGCTCGTCGTGTGGTCCGTGGACCCACAGCACTGGCAGGGCCTGAGAAATGTCAAGCctccatgtgtggtggctcatgcctataatcccagcactttgggaggcagaggagggagagatacttgaggccaggagttcaagacaagcctaggcaacatagagagacccccatctctacaaagaataaaaaaaaattaggacagacgcagcggctcatgcctgtaatcctagcattttgggaggccaaggtgtgagaattgcttgagcccaggagttcaagaccagcttgggtaacacagtGGGattctgtcactacaaaaaattttaaacaattagccaggcgtcacaGTGGCAGGCATCTGTGGTACCagttactctggaagctgaggaggatcacttgagcctaggaagttgaggttgcagtgagctgtatccgtgccactgcccttcagcctgagtgacagtgagaccctatctcaaaaaaagaaaagaaaagaaaagaaaatttagctgGTATGGTGCTGCACACCCAtattcccaactacttgggaggctaagccaggaggaccacttgagtccaggaggttgatgctgaagtgagtcatgatcataccactgcacttcagcttgggtgacagagcaagaccctgtatcaaagaaaaaatgtcaaatCTTGGGTCCACcacagacctgctgaatcagatgCTGCATGTCAGCATGACCGCCAAGTGACTTGTGTGCATGTTAAAGTCCCAGCTCTTATACCTGCTGTAAGAACCACCTCTGCCCTAGATAGGCTCAAGCCTCATAATCCTGGGAGGGATGCCCCCAGCCCAGTATTTCCCACTGTTCCTGGTGATGACCAAGAAGCTCCATTTTTGAGAGCATCTGAAAGTTCACAGAACACTTTCACATCTCGCCCTCGTTCGGCCTGCAGATCAGCAGCCAGGGAGAGCTGTGCTTTTCCTTTATACATAAAGAGGCCACAGCACCCAGTGAGGTTGGTGACACTCACAGTCATGCAGGGTGGCAGCGACAGGGTCCATGTTCTGCTCAGGGCTTCTGACACTCCAGTTGGGGCTCCTTCTACTGCATTCTCCACCCCTACCCCACCAGCCCCCATCCCCACCTTCCCCAACCCTCCCTTGGCTCACCTTGGGCAAGTTGGGAACAAACTTGGTGTCACCAAAGGACTTGTAGTTGCCCATGTTGGAGTAAACACCCGCAGCATAGACCAGGAACGCCTGAGGGGGTAGACAGGCATCAGAGACCCAGGAAGCACAGCCTCCCTGACCCCAGCAACACTCCCTCCCGAGATGCGAATGCCCCAGCAGAGCCAGTGTGGGTGAGGCTGGGAAATGTGCAGGCAGGACCCAGGTCCTGGGAAGCCCCAGTCTGGCCCACACTCACTTTCACAGACCCATTTTCACATCCCCGCTGTCTGGCCTAACTGATCTTCTGGGCAGTTCCCAAACACACCCAGGTGTTCGTCTGCCTTTGCCCTCTCCACCCCAGCACCCTCTCAGCCACCTGAGACTACTGTGTCCTTTAAGGCCCAGTTCCAGCAccacctccctctttctcctgggAGCCTGTCCTCAGCCTCTGACCTGTCAGGCCGCTGGCCTCGGAAGCATCACATGTTAGAGCCAGAGGGGCCTTAATCATCTATCTATTCTATGGCTTCTGCTGGCCCTAGATCTTCCTCTGGTAACAAGACCTCAATCCTCCTTTTgtgggttggggggtgggggatatcccttcccccagccccagcgTTGGGCATGTAAGCTGGCTTGGCCAGTCTGAGAAACCACCATCCTTGGCTACAGGATGGGCACAAGGCTCAAGCTGGCTTCAGAGCGCTACCCAGGACATTTCCCAAGGACATTTCCCATTGGCAAAGAGCCTGTGTACGCCAGGGATCATCAGGCCTGGAACCCCTGGAGCTCCCCTCTGGGAGCAAGAAAAGCAAGCAAGCTGAGAGATGAAGACTGCATCCCAGTGGTAGCACTGAGTCCCTGAGTCCAGCCATGCCTGAAACTTCCTCAGGCCTGGACTTTTCAATCATGTAACCCAACAATTCTCCTTTTCACGTAAGCCAATTGGAGCTGGGTTTCTGCCACTTGCAAACATGAATTTCCCTGAATGGCTGgcgcccacacctgtaatcccaagcactctgggaggccgaggcgggcagatcacgaggtcaggagattgagaccatcctggccaacatggtaaaaccctgtctctactaaaaatacaaaaattagctgggtgtggtggtgcgtgcctgtaataccagttactctggaggctgaggcaggacaatcgcttgaaccagggaggtggaggttgcagtgagccaagattatgccactgcactccagcctggtgacagagcgagacactgtctcaaaaaaaaaaaaaaaaaaaaaaaagaatttccctgAAAATACTAATGCTTGGGTTGCACCtttctgtttataaatatttccacAGATATTAGCTCTTTTAATGAGTAAGCCAAGGCTCAAGATGGGAAGTGCATGCCTAGACTTCAAAAGAGGTAGAATAAACAGCATGTCGGCTCAGAGAGAAACAATCcaatcccttcatttcccatataGAAAAACAAGCCGTATTCttgtacactcttggtgggaatatAACGCagtgaaagttttttaaaagatgatttaacaGAATCAGTCAATTGTAAATGTACAGAGCCCTTGACCCAGTAGTTCTCCTTCTAGAAACAGATCTGCCTCACATGTATGCACAAGTATGCTCACCATGGCACTGTTTGTAAGAAAAACAGGACAAGCTAAATGTCCAGAAATAAAGATTAAATTGATTATAGTGTACCCTGCTGTGGAATACGTCACagtcaataaaaaagaatgaggtacatTTAAATGTACCCCATTCTCCAAGTTCTCCAAGACATGGCATTCAATGGAAAAAGCAGGACACAAAGCAGGAAAAGAACATCATCTCATttctataaaagagaaaataaggaactGATTCaccatgcatatacacatataggtATGTAATACACAGACGGGATTGAAAAGGCTGTAAccaagaccaggcatggtggttcacgcctgtaatcccagcactttgggaggttaaggcaagtggatcacttgaggccaggagttcaagaccagcctgggcaacatggtgaaaacccatctctac from Piliocolobus tephrosceles isolate RC106 chromosome 13, ASM277652v3, whole genome shotgun sequence encodes:
- the DPP3 gene encoding dipeptidyl peptidase 3 isoform X1, which produces MGEPEAGSEFANGAAAAAGPMADTQYILPNDIGVSSLDCREAFRLLSPTERLYAHHLSRAAWYGGLAVLLQTSPEAPYIYALLSRLFRAQDPDQLRQHALAEGLTEEEYQAFLVYAAGVYSNMGNYKSFGDTKFVPNLPKEKLEQVILGSEAAQQHPEEVKGLWQTCGELMFSLEPRLRHLGLGKEGITTYFSGNCTMEDAKLAQDFLDSQNLSAYNTRLFKEVDGEGKPHYEVRLASVLGSEPSLDSEMTSKLKSYEFRGSPFQVTRGDYAPILQKVVEQLEKAKVYAANSHQGQMLAQYIESFTQGSIEAHKRGSRFWIQDKGPIVESYIGFIESYRDPFGSRGEFEGNSLGEEEPLDVEESEHLPAKAREISLGGEHTACWGSGFVAVVNKAMSAKFERLVASAEQLLKELPWPPAFEKDKFLTPDFTSLDVLTFAGSGIPAGINIPNYDDLRQTEGFKNVSLGNVLAVAYATQREKLTFLEEDDKDLYILWKGPSFDVQVGLHELLGHGSGKLFVQDEKGAFNFDQETVINPETGEQIQSWYRSGETWDSKFSTIASSYEECRAESVGLYLCLHPEVLEIFGFEGADAEDVIYVNWLNMVRAGLLALEFYTPEASNWRQAHMQARFVILRVLLEAGEGLVTITSTTGSDGRPDARVRLDRSKIRSVGKPALERFLRRLQVLKSTGDVAGGRALYEGYAAVTDAPPECFLTLRDTVLLRKESRKLIVQPNTRLEDSDVQLLEYEASAAGLIRSFSERFPEDGPELEEILTQLATADARFWKGPSEAPSGQA
- the DPP3 gene encoding dipeptidyl peptidase 3 isoform X5, with the protein product MGEPEAGSEFANGAAAAGPMADTQYILPNDIGVSSLDCREAFRLLSPTERLYAHHLSRAAWYGGLAVLLQTSPEAPYIYALLSRLFRAQDPDQLRQHALAEGLTEEEYQAFLVYAAGVYSNMGNYKSFGDTKFVPNLPKEKLEQVILGSEAAQQHPEEVKGLWQTCGELMFSLEPRLRHLGLGKEGITTYFSGNCTMEDAKLAQDFLDSQNLSAYNTRLFKEVDGEGKPHYEVRLASVLGSEPSLDSEMTSKLKSYEFRGSPFQVTRGDYAPILQKVVEQLEKAKVYAANSHQGQMLAQYIESFTQGSIEAHKRGSRFWIQDKGPIVESYIGFIESYRDPFGSRGEFEGFVAVVNKAMSAKFERLVASAEQLLKELPWPPAFEKDKFLTPDFTSLDVLTFAGSGIPAGINIPNYDDLRQTEGFKNVSLGNVLAVAYATQREKLTFLEEDDKDLYILWKGPSFDVQVGLHELLGHGSGKLFVQDEKGAFNFDQETVINPETGEQIQSWYRSGETWDSKFSTIASSYEECRAESVGLYLCLHPEVLEIFGFEGADAEDVIYVNWLNMVRAGLLALEFYTPEASNWRQAHMQARFVILRVLLEAGEGLVTITSTTGSDGRPDARVRLDRSKIRSVGKPALERFLRRLQVLKSTGDVAGGRALYEGYAAVTDAPPECFLTLRDTVLLRKESRKLIVQPNTRLEDSDVQLLEYEASAAGLIRSFSERFPEDGPELEEILTQLATADARFWKGPSEAPSGQA